The proteins below are encoded in one region of Bacteroides uniformis:
- the dnaE gene encoding DNA polymerase III subunit alpha, whose amino-acid sequence MQDFVHLHVHTQYSLLDGQASVSRLVDKAMKDGMKGIAVTDHGNMFGIKEFTNYVNKKNSGPKGEIKDLKKRIAGIESGEIECEDKEAEIADCRAKMAEAESKLFKPIVGCEMYVARRTMDKKEGKPDQSGYHLIVLAKNEKGYHNLIKLVSHAWTRGYYMRPRTDRSELEKYHEGLIVCSACIGGEVPKKIINDQLEEAEEAVRWYKNLFGDDYYLELQRHKATVPRANHEAYPLQQKANAKLLELARKYDIKVICSNDVHFVDEENAEAHDRLICLSTGKDLDDPTRMLYTKQEWMKTKAEMNALFEDVPEALSNTLEILDKVEYYSIDHAPIMPTFAIPEDFGTEEGYRQKYTEKDLFDEFTQDENGKVVLDEDAANAKIKRLGGYDKLYRIKLEADYLAKLAFDGAKKLYGDPLSDEVKERLVFELYIMKTMGFPGYFLIVQDFINAARTQLGVSVGPGRGSAAGSAVAYCLGITKIDPIQYDLLFERFLNPDRISLPDIDVDFDDDGRGEVLRWVTEKYGQEKVAHIITYGTMATKMAIKDVARVQKLPLSESDRLCKLVPDKIPDKKLNLPNAIAYVPELQAAEASPDPLVRDTMKYAKMLEGNVRGTGVHACGTIICRDDITDWVPVSTADDKETGEKMLVTQYEGSVIEDTGLIKMDFLGLKTLSIIKEAVANVRLHRGLELDIDKISISDPATYKLYCDGRTIGTFQFESAGMQKYLRELQPSTFEDLIAMNALYRPGPMDYIPDFIDRKWGRKPIEYDIPIMEKYLKDTYGITVYQEQVMLLSRLLADFTRGESDALRKAMGKKLRDKLDHMKPKFISGGQKNGHDPKVLEKIWADWEKFASYAFNKSHATCYSWVAYQTAFLKANYPAEYMAAVMSRSLANITDITKLMDECKAMGINTLGPDVNESNLKFTVNKEGNIRFGLGAVKGVGEGAVQSIMEEREKNGPFKGIFDFVQRVNLTACNKKNLECLALAGGFDSFPELKREQYFAVNSKNEVFLETLVRYGNRYQADQAAAANSLFGGENVVDIATPEIPVAERWSDLDRLNRERDLVGIYLSAHPLDEYSVVLEHVCNTHMTELEDKTALVGREITMGGIVTAVRRGISKNGNPYGIAKIEDYSGSAELPFFGNDWVTYQGYLGERTFLFIKARCQPKQWRQDELELKITSMELLPDVKEKLIEKITILIPLSVLNKALITELAELTKERPGSTELYFKVRDEDSKMTVDLISRPVKLSVGRELITYLKERPDLEFRIN is encoded by the coding sequence ATGCAAGATTTTGTTCATTTACATGTCCATACCCAATACTCTCTTCTGGATGGTCAGGCAAGTGTCAGCAGGCTGGTTGACAAGGCCATGAAGGATGGTATGAAAGGCATTGCCGTGACCGACCATGGAAATATGTTCGGTATCAAGGAGTTCACCAACTATGTCAACAAGAAGAACAGCGGGCCAAAGGGGGAGATAAAGGACCTCAAGAAAAGGATTGCCGGTATTGAAAGCGGTGAGATAGAGTGTGAAGACAAGGAAGCGGAGATTGCCGATTGTCGTGCCAAGATGGCAGAAGCGGAAAGCAAGCTGTTCAAGCCGATTGTAGGCTGTGAAATGTATGTGGCCCGCCGAACCATGGATAAGAAGGAGGGGAAGCCGGACCAGAGTGGCTATCACCTGATTGTGCTGGCAAAGAATGAGAAGGGGTATCACAATCTGATAAAACTTGTATCGCATGCCTGGACAAGGGGATACTATATGCGTCCGCGTACAGACCGCAGTGAACTGGAAAAGTACCATGAGGGGCTGATTGTCTGCTCGGCTTGTATCGGTGGCGAGGTTCCTAAGAAGATTATCAATGACCAGCTGGAAGAGGCAGAAGAAGCTGTACGCTGGTATAAGAATCTGTTTGGCGATGATTACTATCTGGAGCTTCAGCGCCATAAAGCCACTGTTCCCCGTGCCAACCACGAAGCCTATCCGCTTCAGCAGAAGGCGAATGCCAAGTTGCTGGAGCTTGCCCGGAAATATGACATTAAGGTTATCTGCTCCAATGACGTCCACTTTGTGGATGAAGAGAATGCAGAAGCGCACGACCGCCTGATTTGTCTGAGCACGGGTAAAGATCTGGATGACCCTACCCGAATGCTTTATACCAAGCAGGAATGGATGAAGACAAAGGCTGAGATGAACGCCTTGTTTGAGGATGTTCCCGAAGCCTTGTCCAATACCTTGGAGATTTTGGACAAGGTGGAATATTATTCCATCGACCACGCTCCTATTATGCCTACGTTTGCTATTCCGGAAGATTTCGGAACGGAAGAGGGCTATCGGCAGAAATATACCGAAAAGGACTTATTTGATGAGTTTACCCAGGATGAAAACGGCAAGGTGGTGCTGGATGAGGATGCCGCCAATGCCAAGATAAAGCGTCTGGGGGGCTACGACAAGCTGTACCGTATCAAGCTGGAAGCCGACTATCTGGCAAAATTGGCATTCGACGGTGCTAAAAAACTGTACGGTGATCCCTTGTCCGACGAGGTGAAGGAACGTCTGGTCTTTGAGCTGTACATCATGAAGACGATGGGTTTCCCGGGATACTTCTTGATTGTGCAGGACTTTATCAATGCCGCCCGCACACAGCTGGGCGTTTCGGTAGGACCGGGACGTGGTTCGGCTGCCGGCTCGGCGGTGGCCTATTGCTTGGGCATCACGAAAATAGACCCGATTCAATACGACCTTCTGTTCGAGCGTTTCTTGAATCCCGACCGTATCTCTTTGCCTGATATCGATGTGGACTTCGATGATGACGGGCGTGGAGAAGTGCTCCGCTGGGTGACGGAGAAGTACGGGCAAGAGAAGGTGGCGCACATCATTACATATGGCACGATGGCGACCAAGATGGCCATCAAGGACGTGGCGCGCGTGCAGAAACTGCCTTTGAGCGAATCGGACCGTCTGTGCAAGCTCGTGCCGGATAAGATTCCCGACAAGAAACTCAACCTGCCCAATGCCATTGCCTACGTGCCCGAATTGCAGGCTGCGGAGGCTTCGCCCGATCCCCTGGTGCGCGATACGATGAAATATGCCAAGATGCTGGAAGGTAATGTACGCGGTACGGGTGTGCATGCCTGCGGTACTATTATTTGCCGTGACGACATCACGGATTGGGTACCCGTCAGCACGGCGGATGATAAGGAGACGGGCGAGAAGATGCTCGTTACCCAATACGAAGGTTCCGTCATCGAAGATACGGGACTTATCAAGATGGACTTCCTCGGACTGAAAACCTTGTCCATCATTAAGGAAGCCGTTGCCAATGTACGTCTGCACCGCGGCTTGGAACTCGACATCGACAAGATATCCATTTCCGACCCTGCTACCTATAAACTCTATTGCGACGGCCGCACCATCGGTACGTTCCAGTTTGAATCGGCCGGTATGCAGAAATATCTGCGTGAGTTGCAACCGAGCACTTTCGAGGATTTGATTGCCATGAATGCCCTCTACCGTCCGGGTCCTATGGATTATATCCCCGACTTCATCGACCGTAAGTGGGGACGCAAGCCCATCGAGTATGACATCCCCATCATGGAGAAGTATCTGAAGGATACCTACGGCATTACGGTCTACCAGGAGCAGGTCATGCTTCTGTCGCGTTTGCTGGCGGACTTCACCCGTGGTGAGTCCGATGCCTTGCGTAAGGCGATGGGTAAGAAACTGCGTGACAAGCTGGACCACATGAAGCCGAAATTCATTTCGGGTGGACAAAAGAACGGCCACGACCCGAAAGTGCTTGAGAAAATCTGGGCCGACTGGGAAAAGTTTGCGTCCTATGCCTTCAACAAGTCACATGCCACTTGCTATTCGTGGGTGGCCTATCAGACGGCTTTCCTCAAGGCCAACTATCCGGCCGAATACATGGCGGCGGTCATGAGCCGAAGTTTGGCGAATATTACCGATATAACCAAACTGATGGATGAATGCAAGGCAATGGGCATCAATACATTGGGGCCGGATGTGAATGAAAGTAACCTGAAGTTCACCGTGAACAAGGAAGGCAATATCCGTTTTGGTCTTGGCGCGGTGAAAGGGGTAGGCGAGGGTGCTGTGCAGAGCATCATGGAGGAACGCGAGAAGAATGGTCCTTTCAAGGGTATATTTGATTTTGTGCAGCGTGTCAATCTGACAGCCTGCAACAAGAAGAATCTGGAATGTCTTGCTTTGGCGGGCGGGTTCGACAGCTTCCCGGAGCTGAAGCGAGAGCAGTATTTTGCCGTAAATTCCAAGAACGAGGTCTTCCTCGAAACCTTGGTGCGGTATGGTAACCGTTACCAGGCCGACCAGGCTGCGGCTGCAAACTCCTTGTTCGGCGGTGAGAATGTGGTGGATATCGCCACTCCGGAAATACCGGTAGCGGAACGTTGGAGCGACCTCGACCGTTTGAACCGGGAGCGCGATTTGGTAGGTATCTATCTGTCCGCACACCCGTTGGATGAGTATTCCGTAGTTCTGGAGCATGTTTGCAACACTCACATGACAGAGCTGGAAGATAAGACGGCACTTGTGGGACGCGAAATAACAATGGGTGGCATCGTGACCGCCGTGCGTCGCGGTATCAGCAAAAATGGAAATCCTTACGGCATAGCCAAGATTGAAGACTATTCCGGTTCGGCAGAGCTTCCTTTCTTCGGAAATGATTGGGTGACCTATCAGGGGTATCTGGGTGAACGTACCTTCTTGTTCATCAAAGCCCGTTGCCAGCCCAAGCAATGGCGGCAGGATGAGTTGGAGCTGAAGATAACCTCCATGGAACTGTTGCCTGACGTCAAGGAGAAACTGATTGAGAAGATAACCATTCTCATTCCGCTGAGTGTGCTGAACAAGGCTTTGATAACTGAACTGGCAGAACTGACCAAGGAACGTCCGGGCAGTACGGAGCTTTATTTCAAAGTCAGAGATGAGGATAGCAAGATGACGGTCGATTTGATTTCCCGTCCCGTGAAGCTTTCCGTGGGGCGTGAACTGATTACTTATTTAAAAGAGCGTCCGGACCTTGAGTTCAGGATTAATTAG
- the trxA gene encoding thioredoxin — protein MALEITDSNFQEILAEGKPVVMDFWAPWCGPCKMVGPIIDELATEYEGKVIIGKCDVDENGDVAAEYGIRNIPTVLFFKNGELVDKQVGSAPKSAYVAKIEAIL, from the coding sequence ATGGCTTTAGAAATTACAGACAGCAATTTTCAAGAAATCCTGGCAGAGGGAAAGCCGGTCGTTATGGATTTCTGGGCACCTTGGTGCGGCCCTTGTAAGATGGTGGGACCAATCATCGATGAATTGGCTACTGAATATGAAGGAAAGGTGATTATTGGCAAATGTGACGTGGATGAGAACGGTGATGTGGCTGCCGAATATGGTATACGCAACATCCCTACAGTCTTGTTCTTCAAGAATGGAGAGCTGGTGGACAAGCAGGTAGGTTCTGCTCCGAAATCTGCTTACGTGGCCAAGATAGAAGCGATATTATAA
- a CDS encoding immunity 17 family protein, which produces MSQYIVQGIFAVAGIIALLAAILDWNWFFTARNTQFIVQNVGRRQARLFYGVLGVILIGTSIFFFLNTPPAT; this is translated from the coding sequence ATGAGCCAATACATCGTTCAAGGGATTTTTGCCGTCGCAGGCATCATCGCCTTGCTGGCAGCCATATTGGACTGGAACTGGTTCTTTACTGCCCGAAACACCCAGTTTATCGTACAAAATGTAGGGCGGCGACAAGCCCGCCTGTTCTACGGCGTATTGGGTGTCATCCTCATCGGCACGTCCATCTTCTTTTTTCTGAATACGCCACCGGCTACATAA
- the tsaE gene encoding tRNA (adenosine(37)-N6)-threonylcarbamoyltransferase complex ATPase subunit type 1 TsaE: protein MEIKIQSLDQIHEAARQFIAEMGDNTVFALYGKMGAGKTTFIKAVCEELGVSDVITSPTFAIVNEYRSDTAGELIYHFDFYRIKKLEEVYDMGYEDYFYSGALCFIEWPELVEELLPGNTIKVTIEEIENGERKVTLEDFE from the coding sequence ATGGAAATCAAAATTCAGTCATTAGACCAGATTCACGAAGCCGCCCGCCAGTTCATCGCTGAAATGGGTGACAATACCGTCTTCGCCCTCTATGGAAAAATGGGGGCGGGCAAGACGACTTTCATCAAAGCCGTTTGCGAGGAATTGGGCGTTTCCGACGTCATCACCTCCCCTACCTTCGCCATTGTTAACGAATACCGTTCCGACACTGCCGGCGAACTGATTTACCATTTTGACTTCTACCGCATCAAGAAGCTGGAAGAAGTGTATGACATGGGGTACGAAGATTACTTCTACAGCGGCGCCCTCTGCTTCATAGAATGGCCGGAGCTGGTAGAGGAGCTTCTGCCGGGTAATACCATCAAAGTGACCATTGAGGAAATAGAGAACGGAGAGCGGAAAGTCACCCTGGAAGACTTTGAATAA
- a CDS encoding metal ABC transporter permease — protein MELLQYTFFQHALIGSLLASIACGLIGTYIVTRRLVFISGGLTHASFGGIGLGLYTGISPILSAALFAVLSAFGVEWLSKRKDMREDSAIAVFWTLGMALGIMFTFLSPGFAPDLSAYLFGNILTITWSDIALLGGLAVLLILFFALYLHPIIYVAFDREFARSQGIPVQVFEYVLMMFIALTIVACLRMVGIVLVISLLTVPQMTANLFSHRFHRIIWLSIGIGYLSCLGGLMISFYLNVPSGASIIFFSIIIYAICKTGKSFWLYLQR, from the coding sequence ATGGAGCTACTGCAATACACTTTTTTCCAACATGCCCTCATCGGCAGTCTGCTGGCAAGCATTGCTTGCGGGCTGATAGGCACGTACATCGTTACCCGGAGACTAGTGTTCATCAGCGGCGGATTGACGCATGCATCTTTTGGCGGTATCGGTCTGGGATTGTATACCGGCATTTCCCCCATTCTGTCGGCAGCCTTGTTTGCAGTCTTGTCCGCTTTCGGTGTAGAGTGGCTCAGCAAACGGAAGGATATGCGGGAAGACTCTGCCATTGCCGTATTCTGGACATTGGGCATGGCACTGGGCATCATGTTCACTTTCCTCTCGCCGGGATTCGCCCCCGACTTGTCCGCCTATCTCTTCGGCAACATTCTCACGATTACCTGGAGCGACATCGCTCTATTGGGAGGGCTCGCCGTCCTGCTGATACTGTTTTTCGCGCTGTATCTCCATCCCATCATCTACGTGGCTTTCGACCGGGAGTTTGCTCGCTCGCAAGGTATTCCGGTGCAGGTATTCGAATATGTACTGATGATGTTCATTGCGCTGACCATCGTGGCATGCCTGCGCATGGTGGGCATCGTGCTGGTTATTTCACTGCTCACCGTTCCGCAGATGACCGCCAACTTGTTCTCGCACCGGTTCCACCGCATCATCTGGCTTTCCATCGGCATCGGTTACCTCAGTTGCCTGGGCGGGCTGATGATTTCTTTCTACTTGAATGTCCCCTCGGGTGCATCCATTATATTCTTTTCCATCATTATCTATGCCATTTGCAAGACGGGAAAAAGTTTTTGGCTATATTTGCAACGCTAA
- a CDS encoding 3-phosphoshikimate 1-carboxyvinyltransferase yields MRYTVSAPASLHAAIQLPASKSISNRALILHSLAHGNILPRNLSDCDDTIVMTRALDGNPGHIDILAAGTAMRFLTAYLSVTPGTRIITGTQRMQQRPIRILVDALRELGARIEYVGNEGFPPLRITGTELTGSEISLAGNVSSQYISALLMIGTVLPKGLRLHLTGDIISRPYINLTLQLMRDFGAQADWVSEDCITVSPGGYTDTPFTVESDWSAASYWYQMMAIEGIKNEKIKGGDRSSAKESEDSTKEEAHTAEIELLGLFAHSYQGDSRGAEVFTRLGVHTEYTDRGVKLTRKGTPATRLDEDMVDIPDLAQTFVVTCCLMDIPFRFTGLQSLKIKETDRITALITELRKLGYVVRSEQDSILLWDGERCPADADPVIATYEDHRMAMAFAPACLVLPQIRINEPQVVTKSYPAYWEDLQKAGFKVCQDAMQS; encoded by the coding sequence ATGCGATATACCGTTTCCGCTCCTGCCTCACTGCACGCAGCCATACAGCTCCCGGCATCCAAAAGTATCAGTAACCGGGCACTCATCCTCCACTCCCTTGCCCACGGCAATATCCTGCCCCGCAATCTGAGCGATTGTGACGACACCATAGTGATGACTCGCGCCCTCGACGGAAATCCCGGACATATAGATATCCTTGCCGCCGGCACCGCCATGCGTTTCCTCACCGCCTACCTCAGCGTAACTCCTGGCACCCGAATCATCACCGGTACGCAACGCATGCAGCAACGCCCCATCCGCATACTGGTAGACGCCCTGCGAGAGCTCGGCGCCCGCATAGAATACGTCGGAAACGAAGGGTTCCCTCCCTTGCGCATCACCGGAACAGAACTGACCGGCAGCGAAATATCCCTCGCCGGCAATGTCAGCTCACAATACATATCCGCCCTGCTGATGATTGGTACCGTCCTTCCCAAAGGCCTGCGCCTGCACTTGACGGGTGACATCATCTCCCGCCCCTACATCAACCTGACCCTGCAACTGATGCGCGACTTCGGCGCCCAAGCCGACTGGGTCTCCGAAGATTGCATCACCGTCAGCCCCGGCGGATACACGGATACCCCTTTCACCGTAGAAAGCGATTGGAGCGCCGCCTCTTACTGGTATCAGATGATGGCAATAGAAGGAATTAAAAATGAAAAAATAAAAGGGGGAGACAGAAGTAGCGCAAAAGAAAGTGAAGACAGCACGAAGGAAGAAGCGCACACGGCAGAAATCGAACTGCTCGGTCTCTTCGCCCACAGCTATCAAGGCGACAGCCGCGGCGCGGAAGTCTTTACCCGCCTCGGCGTCCATACCGAATATACAGACCGGGGAGTAAAACTGACCCGGAAGGGTACTCCCGCCACCCGTCTCGACGAAGACATGGTGGACATCCCGGACCTGGCGCAGACCTTTGTCGTCACCTGCTGCTTGATGGACATCCCTTTCCGCTTCACCGGACTGCAAAGCCTCAAAATAAAGGAGACCGACCGTATCACCGCCCTCATTACGGAACTGCGCAAACTGGGTTACGTCGTGCGCTCCGAGCAAGACAGCATCTTGTTGTGGGATGGCGAACGCTGCCCGGCAGACGCTGACCCCGTCATCGCCACCTACGAAGACCACCGTATGGCCATGGCATTTGCCCCCGCCTGCCTTGTACTGCCCCAAATACGGATAAATGAACCACAGGTCGTTACCAAATCTTACCCTGCTTACTGGGAAGACTTGCAAAAGGCGGGATTTAAAGTCTGCCAAGATGCAATGCAATCTTAG